A section of the Hippea sp. KM1 genome encodes:
- a CDS encoding indolepyruvate oxidoreductase subunit beta, with protein sequence MNIQSVLFVGVGGDGIITASNIVAQACMLAGFDVKKSEIHGMSQRGGSVSASVRFGERVYSPTDKRGQVPFMFATEKVEMLRWVGYLNPSSVVIVNDRIMPIINQVIDEEKIDSMMETVKVKKLIKRRFLDDAIKLGNDKITNTVMLGVLSVFLDVDEKYFLQAIDDVLPEKLRTINAMAFNYGRKLSEELA encoded by the coding sequence ATGAACATTCAAAGCGTGCTGTTTGTTGGTGTTGGAGGAGACGGTATAATCACAGCTTCCAATATAGTGGCGCAGGCGTGCATGCTTGCCGGTTTTGATGTTAAAAAAAGTGAGATTCACGGCATGAGCCAGAGGGGCGGATCTGTTAGCGCCTCGGTAAGGTTTGGTGAGAGGGTTTACTCACCAACGGATAAAAGGGGTCAGGTGCCCTTTATGTTTGCAACCGAAAAGGTGGAGATGTTAAGATGGGTTGGTTATCTAAATCCATCCTCTGTTGTGATAGTGAACGACAGGATTATGCCCATAATAAATCAGGTGATTGATGAGGAAAAGATAGACAGCATGATGGAGACGGTTAAGGTAAAGAAGCTCATAAAGAGAAGGTTTTTGGATGATGCTATAAAACTTGGCAACGATAAGATCACAAATACCGTGATGTTGGGTGTTTTGTCTGTATTTTTGGATGTGGATGAGAAGTATTTTTTGCAGGCCATAGATGATGTTTTGCCGGAAAAACTCAGAACGATAAACGCCATGGCTTTTAACTATGGAAGAAAACTATCAGAAGAATTAGCATAA
- the iorA gene encoding indolepyruvate ferredoxin oxidoreductase subunit alpha, which translates to MDLKLIKKMVSGNEAISIGAYKGNARFASGYPGTPSSEILEHFKNYPDVIAQWAPNEKAGFEAALGASIAGVRSFATMKHVGLNVAADPLMTASYTGVNAGFVVVSADDPGMHSSQNEQDNRRYAKFAKIPLIEPTDPFEAMGYMQYAFVVSEKFDTPVLFRSTTRISHSLGVVQFDPRTLDNERELSLDKNFRKYVMLPANAIQRHKTVLERLERLKAFSEETPINRIEKGSINVGIITAGMAYNYVKELLPEAHFFKIGFSYPLPINKLREFVKDFDRVLVVEELEPFMEEELKIAGISVEGKKYFPYDGEFNLDVVEEGLYKAGVLKDKTAAIFTEEFELPKRPPALCPGCPHRPIFDILHSRKDVFITGDIGCYTLGALPPLSAMHTTICMGASISVAVGMAKAQDKEKIVAVIGDSTFFHTGIQPLIDAYVNKANMTVIILDNRITAMTGGQPDPSTGFSLSGDEFEPVDIVRFAKALGIERVFEVDQYDYNATKEIINQQIDTDGLSVIVAKRPCVLAPKKIKDTPLVVVPDKCIGCKRCLRIACPAIDFKDNKAIINEVLCTGCEVCKNVCPVEGAIVVKEEK; encoded by the coding sequence ATGGACTTGAAGCTAATAAAGAAGATGGTAAGCGGTAATGAGGCTATTTCCATAGGTGCCTATAAGGGTAATGCCCGTTTTGCAAGCGGCTATCCAGGCACCCCATCCAGTGAGATACTCGAGCATTTCAAGAACTATCCCGATGTTATAGCCCAGTGGGCACCCAATGAGAAGGCTGGTTTTGAAGCAGCCCTTGGTGCATCCATTGCGGGTGTAAGAAGCTTTGCAACCATGAAGCATGTGGGCTTGAATGTGGCAGCAGACCCGCTAATGACGGCATCCTATACCGGTGTTAATGCCGGTTTTGTTGTTGTTAGTGCTGACGATCCTGGCATGCATTCATCCCAGAACGAGCAGGACAACAGGCGCTATGCCAAGTTTGCAAAGATACCTTTAATAGAGCCCACAGACCCGTTTGAGGCTATGGGCTATATGCAGTATGCCTTTGTGGTTAGCGAGAAGTTCGACACACCGGTTTTGTTTAGGTCCACCACCAGAATTTCCCATTCATTGGGCGTTGTTCAATTTGACCCCAGGACATTGGACAACGAAAGAGAGCTTTCTTTAGACAAAAACTTCAGAAAGTATGTAATGTTACCTGCAAACGCCATACAGAGGCATAAAACCGTTTTGGAGAGGCTTGAAAGACTAAAGGCGTTTAGCGAGGAGACGCCTATCAATAGAATAGAGAAGGGCTCTATAAATGTTGGTATAATTACAGCCGGCATGGCTTACAACTATGTTAAGGAGCTTTTGCCCGAGGCACATTTCTTTAAAATCGGCTTTAGCTATCCCCTGCCCATAAACAAGCTTAGGGAGTTTGTGAAGGACTTTGATAGGGTTTTGGTTGTCGAGGAGCTTGAGCCGTTTATGGAGGAGGAGCTAAAGATAGCAGGCATTAGCGTTGAGGGTAAAAAGTATTTCCCTTACGATGGTGAATTCAACCTTGATGTGGTGGAAGAGGGGCTTTACAAGGCAGGGGTTTTGAAGGATAAGACGGCGGCTATCTTTACAGAGGAGTTTGAGCTGCCCAAAAGGCCACCGGCTTTATGTCCTGGTTGTCCGCACAGGCCAATCTTTGACATACTGCATTCAAGAAAGGATGTGTTTATCACGGGTGATATAGGTTGCTATACGCTGGGTGCCTTGCCACCGCTTTCTGCTATGCATACAACCATCTGTATGGGTGCAAGCATATCCGTTGCTGTTGGTATGGCAAAGGCTCAAGATAAGGAGAAGATCGTGGCCGTTATAGGCGATTCGACCTTTTTCCATACGGGTATCCAGCCGCTTATAGATGCCTATGTTAACAAGGCCAATATGACGGTGATTATACTGGATAACAGAATCACGGCTATGACCGGCGGTCAGCCAGACCCATCCACCGGGTTCTCTTTATCCGGCGATGAATTTGAACCTGTGGATATTGTAAGATTTGCAAAGGCTCTGGGTATAGAGCGTGTCTTTGAGGTTGACCAATACGACTATAATGCCACAAAGGAGATTATAAACCAGCAAATCGATACAGATGGTCTGAGTGTTATTGTGGCAAAGAGACCCTGTGTTCTTGCACCCAAGAAGATCAAGGATACGCCGCTTGTGGTTGTGCCTGATAAGTGCATCGGTTGTAAGAGGTGTTTGCGCATAGCCTGTCCAGCTATAGACTTTAAGGATAACAAGGCTATCATAAATGAGGTATTGTGCACGGGCTGTGAGGTGTGCAAGAATGTCTGCCCCGTTGAGGGTGCTATCGTGGTTAAGGAGGAGAAATGA
- the queF gene encoding preQ(1) synthase: MRYGEEEIEKAQLEVWPNNHPENDYSISIEFPEFTCKCPRSGYPDFATIKIEYVPDKYVIELKSLKLFLNKYRDRYISHEDATNEIFNALKEALKPKHLEVVGDFTPRGNVKTVIRIAF, encoded by the coding sequence GTGAGATACGGAGAAGAGGAGATTGAAAAGGCGCAGCTTGAGGTTTGGCCTAACAACCATCCTGAAAATGATTACAGTATAAGCATTGAGTTTCCTGAGTTTACCTGTAAATGTCCACGCAGCGGTTATCCAGACTTTGCAACGATCAAGATAGAGTATGTGCCGGATAAGTATGTAATTGAGCTTAAGTCTTTAAAGCTGTTCTTAAACAAATACAGGGATAGATACATTTCGCATGAAGATGCGACGAATGAGATATTCAACGCCTTGAAAGAGGCCTTGAAACCTAAGCACCTTGAGGTTGTAGGCGATTTTACGCCCCGTGGCAATGTAAAGACGGTAATAAGAATAGCGTTTTAG
- a CDS encoding YifB family Mg chelatase-like AAA ATPase, which produces MFVKLKGALVVGIEARPITVEIDATRGLPSLNIIGLAQGAAKESKDRAIHALSNSDIKLPPKKITINLAPADLKKEGSGFDLPIAVGLSAISLGLKLPVDNYLFAAELSLDGRLKGINGIFPIGVFARKMGLKLVVSRKNAKEAALTKASVFGFDHLLEVLSFLKGEIEKEPERADIDFVDSYDDGLDFSSVKGQLKVKRAVVIAVSGFHNILLVGPPGVGKSMIAKRIPSIMPRMNEKEILETTKIYSVCGLLDRDRPLMLKRPFRSPHTGASDVSLIGGGAKATPGEITLAHNGVLFLDEFAEFKRNVIESLRQPLEDGKITVSRATAKVTYPARFLLVAAMNPCPCGYYGSKRKTCSCTINQIKKYRSKLSGPILDRIDLQVNVPEVDYDKLVFKSDDMDSASMREIVERVVDIQKDRFKDEPIDYNSQMEQNHLERFCRLDDESHRILNVALQRFGFSARSYSKILKIARTIADIEQEDKIKPSHIKEAISYRILDWDV; this is translated from the coding sequence ATGTTTGTTAAGCTAAAAGGCGCCCTTGTTGTGGGGATTGAAGCAAGACCCATTACCGTTGAGATAGACGCAACAAGGGGGCTGCCTTCCTTAAACATCATAGGTCTTGCCCAAGGTGCAGCAAAGGAGAGTAAGGATAGGGCGATACATGCACTCTCAAACAGCGACATAAAGCTTCCGCCAAAGAAGATTACCATCAACCTGGCGCCTGCGGATCTGAAAAAAGAGGGTTCCGGGTTTGATTTGCCCATAGCCGTTGGCCTTTCGGCAATATCTTTAGGGCTTAAGCTTCCTGTGGATAATTATCTATTTGCTGCTGAGCTTTCTTTGGATGGCAGGCTTAAGGGTATAAACGGCATATTCCCCATAGGCGTATTTGCCAGGAAGATGGGTTTGAAGCTTGTTGTTAGTAGAAAGAATGCGAAGGAGGCGGCCCTCACGAAGGCCTCCGTTTTTGGATTTGACCATCTGCTTGAGGTTTTATCCTTTCTAAAGGGTGAGATAGAAAAGGAGCCCGAAAGGGCTGATATAGATTTTGTCGATAGCTATGATGATGGTCTTGATTTCTCGTCGGTTAAGGGTCAATTGAAGGTCAAAAGGGCTGTTGTTATAGCTGTAAGCGGTTTTCATAACATACTGCTTGTTGGCCCACCGGGTGTGGGAAAGAGTATGATAGCCAAGAGAATCCCATCTATAATGCCAAGGATGAATGAAAAGGAGATATTGGAGACCACCAAGATCTATAGCGTCTGTGGCCTGCTGGATAGGGATAGACCGCTGATGTTGAAGCGCCCTTTTAGATCGCCCCATACAGGCGCAAGCGATGTCAGTCTAATTGGTGGTGGGGCAAAGGCCACCCCCGGCGAGATAACGCTTGCGCACAACGGCGTTCTGTTTTTGGATGAGTTTGCCGAATTTAAGCGTAATGTTATAGAGTCGTTAAGGCAGCCACTTGAGGATGGCAAGATAACCGTCTCAAGGGCAACGGCAAAGGTCACATATCCTGCCCGATTTTTGCTTGTTGCCGCCATGAATCCCTGCCCGTGCGGGTATTACGGTTCAAAGAGAAAAACCTGCTCATGCACCATTAATCAGATAAAGAAATACAGATCAAAGCTCTCGGGCCCTATCTTGGATAGGATAGACCTTCAGGTAAATGTGCCTGAGGTGGATTACGATAAGCTGGTCTTTAAAAGCGATGATATGGACTCTGCATCCATGAGGGAGATAGTCGAGCGGGTTGTGGATATTCAAAAGGATAGGTTTAAGGATGAGCCGATAGATTACAACTCCCAGATGGAGCAGAATCATTTGGAGAGGTTTTGCCGATTGGATGATGAGTCCCACCGTATATTGAATGTGGCCTTGCAGCGGTTTGGCTTTTCTGCAAGGAGCTATTCGAAGATATTGAAGATTGCAAGGACAATAGCCGATATTGAGCAGGAGGATAAGATAAAGCCGTCGCATATCAAGGAGGCCATCTCCTATCGCATACTCGACTGGGATGTCTAA
- a CDS encoding fibronectin type III domain-containing protein: protein MKRVLLFLLVFVFMWGCIPKTKQTVITSLPMVEGLKTHSGIRSIGLSWKPVLDKRVKGYVIFRSSSSSGGFEEIAKIPNRLKSSYEDTGGFLKHLEDNAVYYYKIAVYSDNGIGPSSQIVQGKTLPPPQSPTQIEATSFLPRMVVIKWQPPKDETVVAYNIYRSQNPKGPFKKVGRANGYVNTIYIDRGLKDGTTYYYSVVSVNYKGVEGDILAVAKATTKFKPAPPRSLTAKPSGAGKLTIYWWPSITADVVKYRIYRGSSKDSLGLVGEVPSDNLSYTDSGLSPGKTYYYYLTSVDKDGIESLPTKVYAFKTKPLPRPPTGISVKQVGHAVVISWSKASPDTVKYEVFRRHFVILTRKIAETENTYYTDNDVSPNTTYYYYIKAVDKYGQESPASPEVKIKVR, encoded by the coding sequence ATGAAAAGGGTGTTGTTGTTCTTGTTGGTTTTCGTTTTTATGTGGGGGTGTATACCTAAAACCAAACAGACCGTTATAACATCGCTTCCGATGGTTGAGGGGCTTAAAACCCACAGCGGCATCAGGAGCATCGGCTTGAGCTGGAAGCCCGTTTTGGATAAGAGGGTGAAGGGCTATGTTATATTCAGGTCATCCTCAAGCTCGGGTGGGTTTGAAGAGATAGCCAAGATACCCAACAGACTCAAAAGCAGCTATGAGGATACGGGTGGATTTCTAAAACACCTTGAGGATAACGCCGTTTACTATTACAAGATTGCTGTCTATTCCGATAACGGCATAGGCCCATCGAGTCAAATTGTTCAGGGGAAAACGCTGCCTCCACCTCAATCACCAACGCAGATCGAGGCAACATCATTCCTTCCACGAATGGTGGTTATAAAGTGGCAACCTCCAAAGGATGAGACGGTTGTGGCATACAACATATACAGATCCCAAAACCCCAAGGGCCCATTTAAGAAGGTCGGCAGGGCAAATGGATATGTCAATACCATTTACATAGACAGGGGTCTGAAGGATGGAACGACCTATTACTATTCGGTTGTTTCTGTCAATTACAAGGGTGTTGAGGGGGATATTCTGGCCGTTGCAAAGGCGACCACAAAATTCAAGCCGGCACCACCAAGGAGCTTGACGGCCAAGCCCAGCGGTGCGGGTAAGCTTACCATCTATTGGTGGCCAAGCATTACGGCCGATGTGGTAAAATACAGGATATACAGGGGCTCTTCGAAGGATTCGTTGGGTCTTGTTGGTGAGGTTCCATCGGATAATTTGAGCTATACCGACTCCGGTTTGAGTCCGGGTAAGACATATTACTATTACCTAACCAGCGTCGACAAAGACGGCATAGAGAGTCTTCCAACAAAGGTCTATGCCTTTAAGACAAAGCCCCTGCCAAGACCACCCACCGGTATATCTGTAAAGCAGGTGGGGCATGCGGTTGTTATAAGTTGGTCAAAGGCATCGCCCGATACTGTTAAGTATGAGGTTTTTAGAAGGCATTTTGTCATACTTACACGCAAGATAGCAGAGACAGAGAATACATACTACACCGATAACGATGTATCGCCCAATACCACATATTACTATTATATCAAGGCCGTTGATAAATACGGCCAGGAAAGCCCTGCATCACCCGAGGTGAAGATAAAGGTTCGCTGA
- a CDS encoding RluA family pseudouridine synthase, whose product MKMQSNEIYIERIEGVYLNQRIDKVISDILDIPRNQIQNYIKEGLIRVCDRVVPKSYRLKANDCLSITIPPPRDNRIEPKDAPINILFEDDDIVVVEKPAGIVVHPGAGCEDVSVVSALRYKGVGLSNIGAPLRGGVVHRIDKDTSGVIVLAKNDKAHFFLARQFFEHYIERRYIGVVSCHLKEGSGRIEKPIGRHPKNRKLFAVVEKGKEAITFYKLLKRLENYDVVMFKLQTGRTHQIRVHMKYLACPLVGDAVYGGALRGIKRQALHAFVLGFRHPKSGKFLRFYSKLPEDMRALIGG is encoded by the coding sequence ATGAAAATGCAATCCAATGAGATATACATCGAAAGAATCGAAGGGGTTTACCTCAATCAGAGGATAGATAAGGTTATCTCGGATATTTTAGACATACCCAGAAACCAGATACAGAATTACATAAAGGAAGGGCTAATAAGGGTATGTGATAGGGTTGTTCCTAAAAGCTATAGGTTGAAGGCAAACGATTGTCTGAGCATAACCATACCCCCGCCAAGGGATAATAGAATAGAGCCCAAGGATGCCCCTATAAACATCTTGTTCGAGGATGACGATATCGTTGTGGTTGAAAAACCCGCAGGTATCGTTGTGCATCCGGGGGCTGGGTGTGAGGATGTTAGCGTTGTCTCTGCTTTGAGGTATAAGGGGGTGGGTCTGTCCAATATAGGTGCACCGTTGAGGGGTGGTGTGGTGCACAGGATAGATAAGGACACAAGCGGTGTTATAGTGCTTGCCAAAAACGATAAGGCGCACTTCTTCCTTGCCAGGCAGTTCTTTGAGCACTACATCGAAAGGAGGTATATAGGCGTTGTGAGTTGCCACTTAAAAGAGGGCAGTGGCAGGATAGAAAAGCCCATAGGCAGGCACCCTAAGAATAGAAAGCTGTTTGCTGTGGTTGAGAAGGGTAAAGAGGCGATTACATTTTACAAGCTCTTAAAAAGACTTGAAAACTATGATGTGGTTATGTTTAAATTACAAACAGGCAGGACACATCAGATAAGGGTTCATATGAAATACTTGGCTTGTCCGCTTGTGGGAGATGCCGTTTATGGTGGAGCTTTAAGGGGAATCAAAAGACAGGCCCTCCATGCTTTTGTTTTGGGCTTTAGACATCCAAAAAGCGGTAAGTTTTTGAGGTTTTATTCTAAACTGCCCGAAGACATGAGGGCTTTGATTGGAGGTTAG
- a CDS encoding penicillin-binding protein 1A codes for MRGFFKAVFKLFLGLISAVILIGLVAGFVYFGSVYMSVKKDFNKAISVKMLPLPTKVYSADGKLIAKFGLQNRIPVKLKDVSPWMRYAILAAEDARFYEHGAIDLVGIARALIVDVVKGKIVQGGSTITQQLVKNVYLTPARTIDRKVKEIILAYRIEKEMSKDEILQLYLNTVYFGDGAWGVEAAARTYFDKHAKDLTISESAMLAGLVAAPSYYNPYKHPKRARKRTIYVLRRMYENHFINLSQYKRAMNAKIVLRKPSANLFGLIVAPYFTDYIRSWLIDKYGEEIVYKSGLNVYTTLDTNLQRFAFIAVKSGILSIKKRYDGLQAALIAMDPKTGYIKALIGGFDYSKSQFNRALQARRQPGSSFKPIIYLTALTEGYLPDDTIADMPIVFRFNGKEWRPQNYERVFHGTVTLKYALAHSVNVATINLLNSVGIGNVISMAHQLGIREKIPHNLSIALGSLSVKPIEMVRAYAAFDNYGLLPEPIFITKIVDKYGRVIYRAKPRLRRVFDDVDGYILTGMLRNVILYGTGRAARVIKRPLAGKTGTTNNYRDAWFIGYSPDLVCGVWVGYDDNRMIFKGATGARAALPIWIKFMSNALEGEPVKDFPIPKGITKDIVDMVNSPPENPEELQTTKPTIQQLYENAIQ; via the coding sequence ATGAGGGGATTCTTTAAAGCCGTCTTTAAGCTGTTTTTGGGTTTGATATCTGCGGTCATACTTATAGGTCTGGTTGCGGGTTTTGTCTATTTCGGGTCGGTCTATATGAGCGTTAAAAAGGATTTCAATAAGGCCATTAGTGTAAAGATGCTGCCCTTGCCTACCAAGGTTTACTCTGCCGATGGTAAGCTCATAGCCAAGTTTGGACTGCAAAACAGGATTCCCGTGAAGCTTAAGGATGTTTCCCCCTGGATGAGGTATGCCATTTTAGCTGCAGAGGATGCAAGGTTCTATGAGCATGGAGCAATAGATTTGGTTGGTATTGCAAGGGCTTTGATTGTTGATGTGGTAAAGGGCAAAATAGTTCAGGGTGGAAGCACCATAACGCAGCAGCTTGTCAAGAATGTATATTTGACGCCAGCAAGAACCATTGATAGAAAGGTTAAGGAGATAATATTGGCATACAGGATAGAAAAGGAGATGAGTAAAGATGAGATTCTTCAGCTTTATCTAAATACGGTCTATTTTGGCGATGGCGCCTGGGGCGTTGAGGCAGCAGCACGAACATACTTCGATAAGCACGCAAAGGATTTAACAATAAGCGAATCTGCCATGCTTGCAGGCCTTGTGGCTGCACCGAGTTATTACAATCCATACAAACACCCCAAAAGGGCAAGAAAAAGAACGATATATGTTCTAAGAAGGATGTATGAGAACCATTTTATAAACCTCTCTCAATATAAAAGGGCTATGAATGCGAAGATAGTCTTAAGGAAGCCCTCTGCCAATCTGTTTGGTCTTATCGTTGCCCCGTATTTTACCGATTACATCAGGAGTTGGTTGATAGATAAATACGGTGAGGAGATCGTTTACAAAAGCGGACTGAATGTGTATACAACCCTGGATACAAATCTGCAGCGTTTTGCGTTCATAGCCGTAAAGAGCGGTATATTATCCATAAAGAAGAGATACGACGGCCTGCAGGCGGCCTTGATCGCTATGGATCCTAAAACCGGATACATTAAGGCGTTAATTGGCGGTTTTGATTACTCAAAGAGTCAATTCAACAGGGCGTTGCAGGCAAGAAGGCAGCCCGGCAGTTCCTTTAAACCGATAATTTACCTGACCGCTTTGACCGAAGGGTATCTGCCCGATGATACCATTGCCGATATGCCTATTGTATTCAGGTTTAATGGTAAGGAGTGGAGGCCGCAGAACTATGAGAGGGTTTTCCATGGCACCGTAACGCTTAAGTATGCATTGGCGCATTCGGTTAATGTGGCAACCATAAACCTATTGAATAGTGTCGGGATAGGTAATGTCATAAGCATGGCGCATCAGCTGGGCATAAGAGAGAAGATACCGCACAATTTATCCATAGCGTTGGGCTCTTTGAGTGTAAAACCCATAGAGATGGTAAGGGCCTATGCTGCTTTTGATAATTACGGCCTCCTTCCAGAGCCTATATTTATAACCAAGATAGTTGATAAATACGGAAGGGTTATATACAGGGCAAAGCCCAGGCTGAGAAGGGTTTTTGACGATGTGGATGGGTATATCCTAACCGGCATGCTTAGAAATGTTATACTCTATGGCACAGGCAGGGCGGCAAGGGTGATAAAAAGGCCGTTAGCTGGCAAAACCGGCACAACGAACAATTACAGGGATGCGTGGTTTATAGGTTATTCCCCCGATCTTGTCTGTGGTGTTTGGGTGGGTTATGACGATAATCGCATGATATTTAAGGGTGCCACCGGAGCCAGGGCGGCTCTGCCTATATGGATAAAGTTTATGTCCAATGCCTTAGAGGGAGAGCCCGTTAAGGATTTCCCTATACCTAAAGGCATAACAAAGGATATTGTCGATATGGTTAACTCACCGCCAGAAAATCCCGAAGAACTACAGACCACCAAACCAACCATTCAACAGCTCTATGAAAATGCAATCCAATGA
- a CDS encoding tetratricopeptide repeat protein has product MADEDKLKEENQTDSDEEVIIIEDEEESQETEQPPQEEEVEQDLEGEEQEQQEEEQGPKKSKLLLYGGAIAAVVVVVALALFFVFHKKSPPKQKKIEKKIEQPKPKPKPKPKPKPKGPVAYNPIVDVHFINAMRLQQEGKYKEALKQLKQATVDLYISYYGMAYIYLQMGEVEKAKEYLFDKTRNYLILAIHNNPNYINGYVNLFRIYMAQKEYDKALDMINTLKSKGLDDEDVVLMKAYYDFVKNNDATAALGLLNRYPDSPLLLSLAGDYYLKNNQPEKALMYFSKALRLYPMGSVYYNTSLIYTQNSQYKSALKLIPKMYYMDIERIPCKNYLAFFLLFRDSKFDAASRFLSLNKDYFEACYRRFEIIPSISSPLNIKSFSIRSNFNFMMAAEVLNMYLKPVGLLPEKANPNIKLGLVYQSLGLTEDAAKEFSKAASFSEAVLLSQYASKYYAVGDYAKSLKYYKMALKKSPTNPLLIYDVAIMSLKNHDLATAKDMLIQLTSGYPMFPLPYLGMFIIKQMEGKHMDAMKYLNSFSQRLKSLDYQAQDKLKDLSLFADYIIDRLNFNRERLKQLSESQKRVFLLFEASLNEDLDYLSIEKPFERSIHLNWDTDSLVGVCEYFFKHYDNDYMKRLMATMYLLNNEPSKAYKAMYNIKVYTAEDYYKLGIAYLLSGYPEIADNFFTKSILKGANFYNAYVAKAIIQAFKGSLVGVKYYLKIILKKKAKLAWFNTDVFLSYDIRLKR; this is encoded by the coding sequence ATGGCTGATGAAGACAAGCTAAAGGAAGAGAACCAGACAGATAGTGATGAAGAGGTTATAATAATTGAGGATGAGGAAGAGAGTCAGGAGACTGAGCAGCCGCCTCAAGAGGAAGAGGTTGAACAGGATTTAGAAGGGGAAGAACAAGAGCAACAAGAGGAAGAGCAAGGGCCTAAGAAGAGTAAACTTCTGCTTTATGGGGGTGCTATAGCGGCCGTTGTGGTTGTGGTCGCTTTAGCACTCTTTTTTGTTTTTCACAAAAAGAGCCCGCCAAAACAGAAAAAAATAGAAAAAAAGATAGAACAACCAAAACCCAAACCAAAGCCTAAGCCCAAACCCAAGCCCAAGGGCCCTGTTGCATACAACCCCATCGTTGATGTCCATTTCATCAATGCAATGAGGCTGCAACAGGAGGGTAAATACAAAGAAGCCTTGAAACAGCTAAAGCAGGCGACGGTTGATTTGTATATATCGTATTACGGCATGGCTTACATATATCTGCAGATGGGTGAGGTTGAAAAGGCGAAGGAGTATCTGTTTGATAAAACCAGAAACTATCTAATATTGGCCATACACAACAATCCCAATTACATAAACGGTTATGTAAACCTGTTCAGGATCTATATGGCGCAGAAGGAATACGATAAGGCCTTGGATATGATAAACACCCTAAAGAGCAAAGGGCTCGATGATGAAGATGTGGTTCTTATGAAGGCCTATTACGACTTTGTAAAGAACAACGATGCAACGGCGGCTTTGGGTTTATTAAACAGGTATCCAGATTCGCCCCTGCTTTTATCCTTAGCAGGCGACTATTACCTAAAAAACAATCAGCCCGAAAAGGCCCTGATGTACTTTTCTAAAGCCTTAAGGCTCTATCCAATGGGCAGTGTATATTACAACACATCGCTAATCTATACACAGAATAGTCAATACAAATCAGCCCTAAAGCTCATACCCAAGATGTATTACATGGACATAGAGCGGATACCGTGTAAGAACTATCTGGCGTTCTTTCTTTTATTTAGGGATTCGAAGTTTGATGCGGCAAGCAGGTTTTTATCGCTCAATAAGGATTATTTTGAGGCCTGCTATAGGCGTTTTGAGATAATCCCATCCATATCTTCACCGCTAAATATAAAGAGCTTCTCTATCCGATCGAACTTCAACTTTATGATGGCTGCAGAGGTTCTCAATATGTATCTAAAGCCTGTGGGGCTTCTGCCTGAGAAGGCAAATCCAAATATAAAGCTGGGATTGGTATATCAGAGCCTCGGTCTGACTGAGGATGCAGCCAAGGAGTTCTCCAAGGCCGCCTCGTTCTCTGAGGCTGTGCTTTTAAGTCAGTATGCGAGTAAGTATTACGCTGTAGGTGATTATGCAAAATCCCTTAAGTATTACAAGATGGCCTTAAAAAAATCCCCGACAAACCCCCTGCTTATATACGATGTTGCCATAATGAGCCTAAAAAACCACGATTTGGCCACAGCCAAGGATATGCTGATTCAGCTGACATCGGGCTATCCGATGTTCCCATTGCCCTATTTGGGTATGTTCATAATTAAGCAGATGGAAGGCAAACATATGGATGCAATGAAGTATCTCAACAGCTTCTCACAGAGGCTTAAGTCGCTGGACTATCAGGCGCAGGATAAGTTGAAAGACCTTTCGCTGTTTGCCGACTATATCATAGACAGACTGAATTTCAATAGGGAGAGGCTTAAGCAGCTGAGCGAGTCTCAGAAGAGGGTCTTTTTGTTGTTTGAGGCCTCCTTAAATGAGGATCTGGATTACCTGTCCATAGAAAAGCCCTTTGAAAGGAGTATACACCTAAACTGGGATACCGACAGCCTGGTTGGCGTATGCGAGTATTTCTTTAAGCATTACGACAATGATTACATGAAGAGGCTTATGGCCACCATGTATCTTTTGAACAACGAGCCGTCTAAGGCCTATAAGGCGATGTATAACATAAAGGTGTATACGGCTGAGGATTATTACAAATTGGGCATAGCCTATCTTTTGAGTGGCTATCCGGAGATTGCCGACAACTTCTTTACCAAATCGATTCTAAAAGGGGCCAACTTCTATAACGCTTATGTGGCCAAGGCTATCATACAGGCCTTTAAGGGGAGCCTGGTTGGTGTAAAATACTACCTGAAGATAATACTCAAAAAGAAGGCCAAGCTTGCCTGGTTTAATACGGATGTGTTCTTATCTTACGATATAAGGTTGAAAAGATGA